The following proteins are encoded in a genomic region of Musa acuminata AAA Group cultivar baxijiao chromosome BXJ2-11, Cavendish_Baxijiao_AAA, whole genome shotgun sequence:
- the LOC135581232 gene encoding RING-H2 finger protein ATL67-like codes for MLGSGLNLVTTVIGFGMSATFIVFVCTRLLCGCIGSTDSRATPLDLELRSEVYQSEHTISGLEPVLVAAIPTMKYKCEAFSSGEDAQCSICLGEYKEKEVLRVMPSCHHNFHLVCIDVWLQKQTTCPICRLPLNESLEANYAASSLHEDQTEGNHEVSGDQYNRWSLPSGQRLERIENYDEIHQSESMAIEVP; via the exons ATGTTGGGGTCGGGGTTGAACCTGGTGACCACGGTGATCGGGTTCGGGATGAGTGCCACCTTCATCGTGTTCGTGTGTACCCGCCTCCTCTGCGGCTGCATCGGCTCCACCGACTCCCGCGCCACCCCGTTGGACCTCGAGCTCCGCTCCGAGGTTTACCAG TCAGAGCACACAATCAGTGGCTTGGAGCCTGTTCTTGTTGCTGCTATTCCTACAATGAAGTACAAGTGTGAAGCTTTTTCTTCCGGAGAAGATGCCCA GTGCTCAATTTGCTTAGGTGAATACAAGGAGAAAGAGGTTCTGCGTGTCATGCCATCTTGTCATCATAACTTCCATCTAGTTTGTATAGATGTCTGGCTGCAGAAACAAACTACTTGTCCAATTTGTCGATTGCCACTAAATGAGTCTCTTGAGGCAAACTATGCTGCATCCTCCTTACATGAAGACCAAACCGAGGGCAACCATGAGGTTTCTGGTGATCAGTACAACCGATGGTCACTTCCCAGCGGACAACGTTTAGAACGCATTGAGAATTACGATGAGATCCATCAATCTGAATCCATGGCAATTGAAGTTCCATAG
- the LOC135627119 gene encoding protein DETOXIFICATION 49-like, whose translation MCKAAPCQCDHHHDPQGLLTAPFVVVEKPPAKIQSEVAPAVPVGTRKPLRSASLAFVELSSTLSLALPMALTGLLLYCRSMVSMLFLGRLGDLALAGGSLAIGFANITGYSVLSGLAMGMEPICGQAVGARRHHLVGLALHRTVLLLLAASVPIALLWYYIRPLLLLAGQQPALAAAASSYLHACLPDLIFLSFLHPLRIYLRTQSITLPLTLCAGLAVVFHLPINYLLVSVLHLGVRGVALASVWFNFNVVLFLIVYICFSGIHRSTGGLSFSSECFKEWRSLLHLAVPSCISVCLEWWWYEIVIILCGLLLNPEATVASMGILIQTTSLIYIFPSSLSFGVSTRVSNELGANSPDRAQRAATVGLSCSFVLGLLAFGFAFSVRHMWARMFTGDPAIFELTASVLPILGMCEFGNCPQTTGCGVLRGTARPKLGANINLGSFYVVGMPVAVGLAFWTLLDFKGLWLGLLSAQATCVVLMLVVIQRTDWDSQAKRAQQLTGAAIDEADKEALPKTINATEGDEADTLVVCVKIEQ comes from the coding sequence ATGTGCAAGGCTGCGCCATGCCAATGCGACCACCACCACGATCCCCAGGGGCTCCTCACCGCCCCCTTCGTCGTGGTTGAGAAGCCGCCGGCCAAGATCCAATCGGAGGTGGCGCCGGCAGTACCCGTCGGGACGCGGAAGCCTCTCCGTTCGGCGTCCTTGGCGTTTGTAGAGTTATCTTCCACCCTGAGCCTCGCGCTGCCCATGGCCTTAACCGGTCTTCTTCTCTATTGTCGTTCCATGGTTTCCATGCTCTTCCTCGGCCGGCTCGGCGACCTCGCCCTCGCCGGTGGCTCCCTCGCCATCGGTTTCGCCAACATCACTGGCTACTCGGTCCTCTCTGGTCTGGCCATGGGCATGGAGCCCATCTGCGGCCAGGCCGTCGGTGCGCGCCGACACCACCTCGTCGGTCTCGCCCTCCACCGAACCGTTCTCCTTCTCCTCGCTGCCTCCGTCCCCATCGCCCTCCTCTGGTACTACATCCGCCCTCTGCTCCTCTTAGCCGGTCAACAACCGGCTCTTGCCGCCGCTGCAAGCTCTTACCTCCACGCCTGCCTTCCCGATCTCATCTTCCTGTCGTTTCTTCACCCTCTCCGCATTTACCTCAGGACCCAATCTATCACGCTCCCGTTGACTCTGTGTGCCGGGCTAGCCGTCGTCTTCCACCTTCCCATCAACTACCTCTTGGTCTCAGTTCTCCACCTTGGCGTCCGCGGCGTGGCCTTGGCCTCTGTTTGGTTTAACTTCAACGTCGTACTATTCCTTATCGTTTACATCTGCTTCTCCGGCATCCACCGCAGCACCGGTGGACTAAGCTTCAGTTCCGAGTGCTTCAAAGAATGGAGGTCGCTTCTGCATCTCGCCGTCCCAAGCTGCATCTCGGTGTGCTTGGAGTGGTGGTGGTACGAGATCGTGATCATTCTATGTGGCCTTCTCTTAAACCCGGAGGCCACTGTTGCTTCCATGGGCATCCTGATCCAGACCACCTCGCTCATCTACATCTTCCCATCGTCGCTGAGCTTTGGCGTATCGACTCGCGTCAGCAACGAGCTCGGCGCGAACAGCCCTGACCGTGCCCAACGAGCTGCCACCGTCGGACTGTCGTGTAGCTTCGTGCTCGGCCTCCTCGCCTTCGGGTTCGCTTTCTCGGTGCGCCACATGTGGGCGAGGATGTTCACCGGCGACCCAGCCATCTTCGAGCTCACCGCGTCGGTGTTACCGATCCTCGGCATGTGCGAGTTCGGAAACTGCCCGCAGACCACCGGGTGCGGGGTGCTGAGAGGAACCGCCCGGCCGAAGCTCGGCGCCAACATAAACTTGGGCTCATTCTACGTCGTGGGCATGCCGGTGGCCGTCGGACTCGCTTTCTGGACGCTACTGGACTTCAAGGGCCTCTGGCTCGGGCTGCTTTCGGCGCAGGCGACCTGCGTCGTGCTAATGCTGGTCGTCATCCAGAGAACCGATTGGGACTCCCAGGCCAAGCGGGCGCAGCAGCTCACCGGAGCAGCCATCGACGAGGCTGACAAAGAAGCATTGCCAAAGACCATCAATGCAACAGAAGGAGACGAGGCCGATACTTTGGTTGTCTGTGTAAAGATTGAGCAATGA
- the LOC103970297 gene encoding COP9 signalosome complex subunit 1 produces the protein MQWLRYGYRIRRSNKLDRSREQKLRSRHPVILLGFREAILSWNSRRRVKTREETMDEGVVVGAPMGHEAMCSDGGAVDEPRRPPTSRAGKGAAGGELMDVEAYAALYTGRTKVARLLFIAERCGNEAMQLEALRMAHDEIKKGEDSHLHREVTAKIGGRLGPRYALDQSWADTVDRRAEVRKEKLENELNGYKTNLIKESIRMGFNDLADFFYDHGQLGDALKNYVRTRDYCTTSKHLIHMCLSVILVSIELGQFMHVSNYVSKAEQTPEQLDLVTHSKLRCAAGLAYLETKKYKLAARKFLETGPELGNNYTDMIAPQDVAIYGGLCALASFDRTELKNKVIDNINFRNFLELVPEVRELINDFYASRYASCLEYLEKLKPNLLLDIHLHDHVETLYTEIRHKAIIQYTHPFISVDLHMMAGAFKTNVAGLEKELKALITDNQIQARIDSHNKILYARHADQRNATFQRALQTGVEFERDVRAVLVRANLIKQESILKAAKKP, from the exons ATGCAATGGTTGCGCTATGGATACCGTATCCGACGGTCGAATAAGCTTGACCGCTCGAGGGAGCAAAAGCTTCGATCGCGGCACCCGGTGATTCTGCTAGGGTTTCGTGAAGCAATCCTGTCCTGGAATTCGAGGAGAAGGGTGAAAACGAGGGAAGAGACGATGGACGAGGGCGTCGTCGTCGGGGCACCGATGGGCCACGAGGCGATGTGCTCCGACGGCGGCGCCGTGGACGAACCACGCCGGCCGCCGACTTCCAGGGCGGGCAAGGGGGCCGCGGGCGGCGAGTTGATGGACGTGGAGGCCTATGCCGCGCTATACACCGGCCGGACCAAGGTGGCCCGGCTGCTCTTCATCGCGGAGCGGTGTGGCAACGAGGCCATGCAGCTGGAGGCCCTCCGCATGGCCCACGACGAGATCAAGAAAGGGGAGGACTCCCACCTCCACCGTGAGGTAACGGCCAAGATCGGCGGCAGGCTCGGCCCGCGCTATGCCCTCGATCAATCCTGGGCGGACACCGTCGATCGCCGCGCCGAGGTCCGGAAGGAGAAGCTCGAGAACGAACTCAATGGCTACAAG ACTAATTTGATCAAAGAAAGCATCAGAATGGGGTTCAATGATTTAGCagattttttctatgatcatggcCAACTTGGTGATGCCTTGAAGAATTATGTTCGTACTCGTGACTATTGCACTACCTCAAAACACTTAATCCACATGTGTTTGAGTGTTATTCTTGTCAGCATTGAATTGGGCCAATTCATGCATGTCTCCAATTATGTCAGTAAAGCAGAGCAAACACCAGAACAACTGGACCTTGTAACCCATTCAAAATTGCGATGTGCTGCAGGGTTGGCTTACTTGGaaacaaaaaaatataagctTGCAGCTCGGAAG TTTTTGGAAACAGGGCCTGAACTAGGCAATAACTATACAGACATGATAGCACCACAAGATGTTGCTATATACGGTGGACTTTGTGCACTTGCTTCTTTTGATCGAACAGAGCTGAAG AACAAAGTCATTGACAACATAAACTTCAGAAATTTTTTAGAGTTGGTGCCTGAAGTCAGAGAACTTATTAATGATTTCTATGCAAG CCGCTATGCCTCATGCCTGGAGTACCTTGAGAAGCTCAAACCAAAtttattattggatatccatttgCATGATCATGTTGAAACACTTTACACTGAGATTCGTCACAAAGCCATTATTCAATATACACATCCATTCATTTCTGTTGATCTGCACATGATGGCCGGTGCCTTCAAAACTAATGTTGCTGGGTTAGAGAAAGAACTCAAAGCCTTGATTACTGATAACCAAATTCAA GCTCGAATAGATTCCCATAACAAAATTCTCTATGCAAGGCACGCTGATCAAAGAAATGCCACCTTCCAGCGCGCCCTGCAAACTGGCGTCGAGTTTGAGAGAGATGTAAGGGCCGTGTTGGTCAGAGCCAATCTGATCAAACAAGAAAGTATCCTAAAGGCAGCAAAGAAACCATGA
- the LOC135626234 gene encoding protein IQ-DOMAIN 22-like → MGRTARWLRGLLPRKKADPREPPLEQKDKRRWGFVKSFREKELRRGEPPPPTPLEASPAVSEERKGSYRETPRSYVMVAEGRQNERAIAVAAATAAAAEATMAAAQAVAVVARLTSSRLTVVGLADGKRKEWAAVKIQSALRGYLARRALRALRGLVKLQALVRGNIVRKQAAQTLRCMEALVRVQARARACRALRSERSSSDKCPPPRAGPPTPEKYERTVRANASNSDRSCALKRNPSNNAGNIAAWNMFHRWMEERYWNSREAAAKKAGSSASMDDERSSKILEVEDPVKTQLTHERNNHHQCACSTLTPDRKSHSFTAVQDSPLKDFSTLQQSVRSPPSVAMQRCLSSMRFPFESVDFGASPQFLYTSSRRGDARKGCFTPSKNECARSLFDGSADYPNYMANTESSRAKARSQSAPKQRPENEKSGSGSLQRSSALHAKLANRVYTGAGRLDSLGMPPGI, encoded by the exons ATGGGGCGAACCGCGAGGTGGCTCCGGGGGCTCCTTCCTAGGAAGAAGGCTGATCCCCGCGAGCCACCGCTGGAACAGAAAGATAAACGGAGATGGGGCTTCGTGAAGTCGTTCCGCGAGAAAGAGCTACGGAGGGGAGAACCGCCTCCGCCGACGCCGCTGGAGGCGTCGCCGGCGGTCTCCGAGGAGCGGAAGGGGTCGTACAGGGAGACGCCGAGGTCGTACGTCATGGTGGCCGAGGGGCGGCAGAACGAGCGGGCCATCGCGGTCGCAGCAGCGACCGCGGCAGCGGCGGAGGCCACCATGGCCGCGGCGCAGGCGGTGGCCGTGGTGGCAAGGTTGACGAGCAGCCGGCTGACTGTGGTGGGGCTCGCAGACGGAAAGCGGAAGGAGTGGGCGGCGGTCAAGATCCAGTCTGCACTGCGGGGTTATCTG GCAAGGAGAGCGCTGAGAGCGTTAAGAGGGCTGGTGAAGCTCCAGGCTTTGGTGAGAGGCAACATCGTTAGGAAACAGGCTGCACAGACTCTGCGGTGCATGGAGGCACTGGTGAGAGTCCAGGCTCGAGCTCGTGCATGCCGAGCCCTTCGCTCCGAGAGGAGCAGCTCTGACAAGTGCCCTCCTCCACGTGCT GGACCTCCGACTCCCGAGAAATATGAACGAACTGTTCGAGCAAATGCTTCAAATTCTGATAGGTCTTGCGCTCTCAAG AGAAACCCCTCGAACAACGCCGGAAACATCGCTGCATGGAACATGTTCCATCGATGGATGGAGGAAAGGTATTGGAACAGCCGAGAAGCCGCCGCCAAAAAAGCAGGAAGCTCTGCATCGATGGATGACGAGAGGAGTTCTAAGATCCTGGAAGTAGAAGACCCTGTGAAGACACAACTCACTCACGAGAGGAACAACCACCATCAGTGCGCTTGCTCCACCTTGACCCCGGATCGAAAGAGCCATAGCTTTACCGCAGTTCAAGACTCACCATTAAAGGACTTCTCAACCCTTCAACAGTCAGTTCGTAGCCCACCCTCCGTCGCCATGCAGCGATGCCTGAGCTCCATGAGGTTCCCTTTCGAGTCCGTGGACTTCGGTGCAAGCCCACAGTTCCTCTACACCTCATCCCGACGCGGAGACGCGCGGAAGGGTTGCTTCACGCCATCGAAGAACGAGTGCGCTCGGAGCCTGTTCGATGGATCCGCAGACTACCCGAACTACATGGCGAACACGGAATCTTCCAGAGCGAAAGCGCGGTCTCAGAGCGCGCCAAAGCAGAGGCCTGAGAACGAGAAGTCCGGCTCCGGCTCACTCCAGAGGTCATCAGCTCTGCACGCCAAGCTCGCGAACAGAGTTTACACAGGAGCGGGCAGGTTGGATAGCTTGGGGATGCCCCCAGGAATCTGA